The Mercurialis annua linkage group LG7, ddMerAnnu1.2, whole genome shotgun sequence genome includes the window TTCGGCTACCTCATGTTGAAAGGTACGAGATATGTTCATACTCGTTGTTCGAAGTGCAAGATGACCAACACGTATTTGCGATTCTGAACCAGACAGCTCGGATGCCGACGTTGAACGTGTTAGAGTTCTACGTGGAGTATCATATTTTGGCTTCTAATGAAACTTCGATGCAACTAGATTTATGTTCTAGTGAGTCTGAGAGAGGCAGTgtggaagaggaagaagatgagcACTATGATAGTGAGGAAGAGGATATGGAGGATATTTTAATCGCTGAACAACCAAGTAATATTACACATTACCAGTCTCGACTTCCGCAACACATACGATGTGTCGATCTCAGTGACTTTGATGTGGACGAGACATGGGAAGCGCCGAACATTGAATGGCAGCGGGGGATGGAATTTCAAACCGGGATGATTTTCTCGAGTCGATTGGCTGTGCGAACATGTGCCATTACTTATTCGGTTGATAATGGACGAGAGTTTAAGAGTCGCCGGACAACAAAAACAACACTGGTCCTAGTTTGCAAGCATCGAGAAATGTGCGATTGGTGGCTGCGGGCCACCCTGCTTCAGAAAACCAACACATGGACGTTGACGAAATATATAGGGCCACACAAATGCGATATGCTAGCGTCAACTCGTAACCACAGAAATTTTGGAATTATTCAAATTGCCGATTTTATTAAGACTCAAGTGTTGGGGCAGCGTGATATTCGGATTAAGACGCTTATGGCAGGGATTTTAGAATCCTTAGGACTGGACCTTCCATATAAGCGGGTATGGTATGCAAAAGAGAGAGCAATTAGCAGCGTCTATGGGGACTGGGAATATAACTACACGCAAATCACGAAATTCATGGATAATGTGGTCGAAGTGAATCCTGGATCCTTTTGGCATGGTGAAGGTATGAAAATAAATCacttttgtaatttaatatgtaattaaatttacattatatCCTAACTATATCCATTTTAAACAGGCCGACTAACTGATTGCGGTGGGGTGCAATGTAGAATTTTCAAGCGAATGTTTTGGACCTTCTTTCCGATGGTTGACGGATTTCCATTTTGCAAACCAGTTTTATTCATCGACGGGACGCACCTATATGGTAAATACAAATTGCATATGTTGATAGCGTCGGCGGTAGATGGCAACAACCACATAATGCCAGTGGCGTTTGCAATAGTTGAGTCCGAATCTAGTGAgagttttgaatattttttgaatcATCTTGGAGATCAAGTCATTCGCGACCGAAAGGTGGCCATTGTATCAGATCGTGCTCCCGGATTAATATCGGTTTTGAAGCGTCCGGAATGGGAAGGGATTGATCATTTTTTCTGTATTCGGCATTTAATGGCTAATTTCCACACTCATATCAGAAATAATGATATGAAGTTGCTGGCTGAGAAAGCAGGTATTTTGCTGTCACTCGTCAACATTTCTGGTTATTGAACCAAAAAAGAGTATAATTTTTGCATTAACAAATACCTCAAATTAACGTGTAGGTCGTACTTTTCAAGAGAAAAAGTACAAGCGATACATGGCCACTATGGCAATAAGATCTCCGGCGGGGTATGCTTATTTGACCGATGAGAGATATCTTAAGAAAGAACAGTGGGCTTTGTGTTGGGACATTAAGGCGCAAAGGAACGGTGTAATGACGACGAACTACGCCGAGTCCATTAATGCAACTCTAAAGAATGTAAGGGGGCTTCCAATCACAGCGATGATAGAGGCTATCTTTGACAGACTCAGCGATATGTTCGTCAAGCGTTGGGAAATGTATAAAGGGATAATCGCCAAAGGCGTCATGTTCACTCCGATCTGCAACACGCATCTGAAAAATGCAACATTAAAGGCCCGCACACATAAACTCAAGAAATATAACCCGGACACCCTGACTTATCGAGTGATTACCAAGAAAGACAATTTTCGAAGAAAGGGAGGAAATATTCAGAAGGTCAACCTTCAAATGATGAAGTGCACGTGCGGGAAGTTCCAACACCGCCAGATCCCTTGCTCCCATGCCATGGCAGTCATTCAACAAGAAAAGTTAAACCCTCACAACTACGTAGGGTGGCGGTACCAAACCAAGAATGCCATACAAGCATGGAATActcaatttaatcaattacCTACCGACGAGCACTGGGACCATTCATTACTATGCGGCAATACACCGTAGACATGACTCTGGTGACTGCATTAGTTGAGCGGTGGAGGCCGGAGACCCACACTTTTATGTTTCCTGAGGGGGAGTGCACAATAACCCTTCAGGACATAGCGATCTTGACGGGACTCCCCATAAATGGGGCTGCTGTTACCGGACCGACTATCAGAGGTTGGAGCAGTGTTACTCGCCGACTGCTTGGGAGAGATATGGTAGGGAGTAGAAATTGTCAGGGATCCTTTGTTACCACTAGTTGGCTAGTCGATGAGTTTGATAGCTTCACACGGATACCTGATGCGGCTTCAGATGAGCAGATCGACTGGGCAGTTCGGGCGTACTTGTTGTTCCATCTACACGCCTGGTGTTTTTCCGACACGAACAGCGGGCAGATCGGACTGAGGATTCTTCCACATCTGGAGGACTTGACGGCATTAGGGAGCATTAGTTGGGGTTCAGCGGCGCTCGCACACCTTTACCGCGAGATGTGCTTGTGTACTATGGTTTCGCAGAATAGGCGAAACATCGGGGGGCCGCTTTGGATTCTTCAGCTATGGGCATTCGAGCGCCTTAGACCATTCAGACCGAGGTTGAGATACCCGGCCATCACACCGCACTTACCGTTGGGTGACAGGTACATCATTTTATTAATACTTACATGAACaattattagtaatttttattttttttattaaaaatgttgtACTTGCGCAGATGGGCGGGTCCGCTAGATTTTCGACGGGTTCTTCATCGCAATCTGGATGCCATGAGATTAGCACTAGATGTATTACGTTACTCGGATGTGAGTTATTTTGGAAAcctttattttatagttatcAATTTGCACAACAACATTGCTAAagtctttattttataaatgcagATCGATTGGCAACCATACACCGAGGATGTTATCAGCCAGCTACATCCTTATTTTTTGGATGGTGCTCAGTTCTGGCGTGCTCGCGTGCCACTGATTTACTATCATATTATCGAGTGGCACCAGCCGGATAGGGTGATGGCGCAGTTTGGTTTGCTTCAGCCTATACCTGAACCACCTTCCCAGCTCCACATCCACCACACTGTCCAGTTTCGGGGGAGCTCAAGCTTCCAAAACACTTTTAGAGAGTATGTCGCGATTTGGGACTCCAGGGAACTGTATGTGGTCCAAGGCCCGTTGCTGGACCATCCGCCCCACTTCCATTCAGAGTACATGGAGTGGTACAGACGCATCAGTAGGAGATGGATTACCCATCACGGAGCAGAGACTGGATCAGCTGTATGTAATCTACataattctaatttaaattttcttttattcaatatGCTAACtgactttctattttaattttttttcagcgTGATGCCATGGAGAGGATTCGCTTACAGTCAGAGGCAGGGTCAAGTATTGGTACTTACGCTCGTAGTCACCAGTTAGGCACCATGGAGGACCGGAGGGACACACAGTGGCCACCCCCAGAGCCTGCTGTTCTGCCACAGCCCTTGCCTCATATAGATCCCCCGACGGTCGACGTACAGCGTATACGAGGTCGTCGTCGGGATAGAGCCAGACCTCACGAGGCGACGCGCGAGATGGCAGAGAACCCTATGCCACCCCCAGTAcgttttaatctaaaatttttttattgaatattaaatcaataattctaataaacaatttgttttttagGTCGACTTTCACGGGGATACTGAGGATTTCGTCCGACAGTATTACGGGTCTACGACGTATTATGGGAGTACCTCAGCGCAGACACAGTGCCCACCAGCTGCATCATTTTCGGTACCACCTACGGACCCTCTCCCGGCACAGGTACGTTTCAatctcaatttaaatattttccaaattaatatcaattataataattattaatttcttttctttcagcATGATTTCTTTGGGGATACCGAGCACTTCATTCGCCGCTATCCAGCTTCGTCTTTTACGGTACCGCCTGCGTCTGTACCCTATGTAGGCCCGTCATTTGGGGAGGCAGAGTACATCACGCCGCTGGCCACTCCTCCTCCACAGTTCTCACAGCATCCGGCTTCTGCTTTTACCCCGTTCCAGGCGACTCAGACGGCGCAGACACCTCCTCCTCAGACACCTACGTATTTGCCGACCGTTCCTGTATTTGACGATTCTTGGAACTTTAGCTCCCTGACCACTCCTCCCTCACAGCGGTCCCGACTTATGGAGGGGGGCTACATTCCGATGCTGCCAGGTCAAGATCCGGGCTCCTCTTCTCGCCCGACTCAGAGTCCCTCCCAGATGCATTTTTCTCTGGATGATCCTTGGATCAACAATTTGGTTCAGGACCCACAGCCGTTTTGTGACTTCCAAGGAATGCAGGCTCCTTCTTTTTCTCTGGGATTAGGGTTAGACCCCTCCTCACAGGCTCCTGCTCCTGATGTGGATGATGATGACGAGATTGAGGATGTGGCCAGTCCAGTCGCCGATAGTGGAGAGAGAAGCTCCGGACCAGATGGAAGACGTTACCGCCGTTTGACTGATAGTCA containing:
- the LOC126656111 gene encoding uncharacterized protein LOC126656111, whose translation is MASNNILFVIWCDGSIINSPRGVQYLGGRYVHVPINGRINFGELAEICRTAVSTSVSPPEVTKIYFRLPHVERYEICSYSLFEVQDDQHVFAILNQTARMPTLNVLEFYVEYHILASNETSMQLDLCSSESERGSVEEEEDEHYDSEEEDMEDILIAEQPSNITHYQSRLPQHIRCVDLSDFDVDETWEAPNIEWQRGMEFQTGMIFSSRLAVRTCAITYSVDNGREFKSRRTTKTTLVLVCKHREMCDWWLRATLLQKTNTWTLTKYIGPHKCDMLASTRNHRNFGIIQIADFIKTQVLGQRDIRIKTLMAGILESLGLDLPYKRVWYAKERAISSVYGDWEYNYTQITKFMDNVVEVNPGSFWHGEGRLTDCGGVQCRIFKRMFWTFFPMVDGFPFCKPVLFIDGTHLYGKYKLHMLIASAVDGNNHIMPVAFAIVESESSESFEYFLNHLGDQVIRDRKVAIVSDRAPGLISVLKRPEWEGIDHFFCIRHLMANFHTHIRNNDMKLLAEKAGRTFQEKKYKRYMATMAIRSPAGYAYLTDERYLKKEQWALCWDIKAQRNGVMTTNYAESINATLKNVRGLPITAMIEAIFDRLSDMFVKRWEMYKGIIAKGVMFTPICNTHLKNKGRKYSEGQPSNDEVHVREVPTPPDPLLPCHGSHSTRKVKPSQLRRVAVPNQECHTSMEYSI
- the LOC126656109 gene encoding serine/threonine-protein phosphatase 7 long form homolog; amino-acid sequence: MRQYTVDMTLVTALVERWRPETHTFMFPEGECTITLQDIAILTGLPINGAAVTGPTIRGWSSVTRRLLGRDMVGSRNCQGSFVTTSWLVDEFDSFTRIPDAASDEQIDWAVRAYLLFHLHAWCFSDTNSGQIGLRILPHLEDLTALGSISWGSAALAHLYREMCLCTMVSQNRRNIGGPLWILQLWAFERLRPFRPRLRYPAITPHLPLGDRWAGPLDFRRVLHRNLDAMRLALDVLRYSDIDWQPYTEDVISQLHPYFLDGAQFWRARVPLIYYHIIEWHQPDRVMAQFGLLQPIPEPPSQLHIHHTVQFRGSSSFQNTFREYVAIWDSRELYVVQGPLLDHPPHFHSEYMEWYRRISRRWITHHGAETGSARDAMERIRLQSEAGSSIGTYARSHQLGTMEDRRDTQWPPPEPAVLPQPLPHIDPPTVDVQRIRGRRRDRARPHEATREMAENPMPPPVDFHGDTEDFVRQYYGSTTYYGSTSAQTQCPPAASFSVPPTDPLPAQHDFFGDTEHFIRRYPASSFTVPPASVPYVGPSFGEAEYITPLATPPPQFSQHPASAFTPFQATQTAQTPPPQTPTYLPTVPVFDDSWNFSSLTTPPSQRSRLMEGGYIPMLPGQDPGSSSRPTQSPSQMHFSLDDPWINNLVQDPQPFCDFQGMQAPSFSLGLGLDPSSQAPAPDVDDDDEIEDVASPVADSGERSSGPDGRRYRRLTDSQTSRRVNRGYDMRTRLRSPDRSDFTE